A region of the Gallaecimonas mangrovi genome:
TGCTCGGTAACGTAATTGGCAAATTCAACAGCGCCAGGCAGGGCGGCGGTTTGAATGCTGTTGACCCACTTATCCCAGCTTTTGGCACCGTAATTTTGCTGGTGCTTGATTTGCCAGCCAGCATAAGGGCTGTTGTTGAGCACGGTTTCATCCAGGTCAACCATCACCGCCAGTTTGCCCGGTTGGGTTTTGCTGGCATTGTCAAAGGCGAGCTTAGCCATGTTGAAGGCTTGGTAGCAAAGCGCACGGTATTCGCCGGAATGTTGCATCCACAGCACCGCTTGGGTGTTTTCTGCGTGCAGATTTACTGGCGCGGTTTTCGCGTAAACCGCAGTGGTGGCCAAGAGTAAGGGCAAGGCCAGAAGGCGCAATTTCATAAATCCTCGTTGTGCTTGTTTTTTATCAATCGAGGGTCATTTTACGAAAGAGTGGCCGTTTTAACAGGCCTTGCCTTACAACAATAAAAAACCCCGCCTGGTGGCGGGGTTTAGCAATGCGGCGACGGCTTACACTGCAACGTGCAGGCGCACCTCAATGTTGCCACGGGTGGCGTTAGAGTAGGGGCAAACTTGGTGCGCTTTGGCAACTAAGTCTTCAGCGGTGTCTTGGTCCATGCCGGGCAGGGACACGTAGAGGTCAACTTCTAGACCGAAACCACCGTCAACAGGGCCAATGCCGACTTCGGCGCGGATGTTGAAATCAGCAGGAACCGCAATTTTTTGTTTGCTAGCAACCAGTTTGGTGGCGCCAATAAAGCAAGCTGAATAGCCAGCTGCGAATAATTGTTCAGGGTTAGTACCGTTGCCACCAGCGCCACCCAGTTCTTTCGGGGTGGTTAATTTTACGTCTAAAACGCCGTCAGAGCTTTTTGAGCTGCCATCACGGCCGCCAGTGGAAGTTGCAACTGCTGTGTAAAGTGCTTTCATGATGAATTCCTCGTTAGTGTGTTTGGCTTGCAAATTAATTTATCGCAATAAATATAATCGCGATACATATATTTGTCGATAGCGGCTAACGATTTTTTCGATGTGTCTGTTAGGGGTAGCAAAATAGAATCAAAAAAGCCCTCACAGTGAGGGCTTTTTTCATAAAGAGCTCAGTTAGGTTACAGCTGCTGTTGAATGGCGCCGCGAAGCTCTTCTAATTGGCCTTTCAGGGTGCCTAAATGTTCTACGTCCATGCCTGAGGCGCACAAGATACGTTCCGGTAATGTCTCTGCTTTTTGCTGCAGGTTTTTACCCTGCTCTGTTAAAAAGAGTTCAACCTTACGCTCGTCCTGGCTGCTACGGCGGCGTTCTAAAAGCCCTTGTGCTTCCAGGCGTTTTATAACCGGGCTGAGGGCGCCCAAGTCCTGCATCAGCTTTTTGCCTAAGGCGGTAGAGGTAATACCGTCGGTTTCCCACAACACCAACATAATCAAATACTGTGGGTAGGTCAGATCAAGTTCCTGCAGCATTGGCTTATAGAGCTTGCTCATGGTCAGTGAAGCCGAATAAAGGGCAAAGCAAAGCTGGTTTTCCAACTTCAACTGTTCGCAAACCTGTTTTTCCTTCATTGGGACCTCTGAGCATGACAATGGGGGCAAGTCTACCCCAATTGTCCAATATATGCTGTTTGCTATTCACAATAGCGGTAATCGAAGAATCCTTAGGCGGTCAATTTCGCCAATGGTTGGCGAAATTGATAACGCCAGACCGTGCCTCTAATCAGTATTTCTATATTTAACAGCCAGTTACATTTATGGCAAAGGCTTTGCATTTGTAACGACAACTTTCAGTAATACGGATATCACAACATGAAACTGCGTACTTTCCGCCCGCTGATTGCGGCGGTGATGCTGTTGCCGCTGGCGGGCTGTTTGGTCATCTCTGATCGCGATCACGACTATGATAAACAGGATCATCAAAGCATTGAGCACCGCAATCGTGACGCCATTGCTGGCCTTGCAACAGGTGTCAGCTCAACAATGGTGATTGAAAAGTTGGGCACTCCTGACTTTGATGACCAGCTCACCGACGGCCACCGCGTTTTGTTTTATCGTACTCAGCGTAAGCATTCTGACGGCATGACCACTCGCGATGAATGTACGCCGCTGATCTTTAGTGACGGTAAGCTGGTGGGGTGGGGCCAGTTGGCCTTGGACAAACTGTAAAAGGAGTGAGTGATGGAAAGCCAACGTTGGGTTTTTCTGTTCATATTGGGCTTGGTCGCCTTGGGTATTGCCCGGCGCTATTTTTGTGGGCGGCTACGATTACAAGAACAAAAGGTGGCGGCTTCTCTTAGCCAAAACGGCGCTGATACCCAGGCGATGAAGGCGCAAATTGCCCAAATGGAAGAGCGTATTCGGGCTTTGGAGGCCATCGTTACCGACGAGGGCTATCAGCTGTCGCAAAAAATCAGCGCCTTGGATAGTCAGTCTAAAGCCTCATAAAAAAGGCACCTAAAGGTGCCTTTTTTATCTTGGGCTACCGAGCAGTTTGGCGATGTTGTCCATGGCGTAGCTAACGCCTGCCAACGACCAGCCACCATCGACCGGTAGCACCACGCCGCTAATATAACTTGCCAGTGGCGATGCTAAAAACAGCGCCGCATTGGCTAAATCTTCCGGGCTACCGTTGCGTTTCAATGGCACTGAACCTTCCACCATCGACATTAATTCCGGTGTCGGTGCCAGGCGAGCCATGCCTTCGGTACCGGCGATAGGGCCGGGTACCAATGAGTTAACACGAATGCCCTCTGGACCCCATTCCATGGCAAGGGTGCGCGTTATCATGTCAACGCCGGCTTTAGCGGCGCAAACATGGGCCTGCAATGCCATGGGCACATAGGCTTGAGGTGCGGAAATATTGATGATGCATCCGGGCCTGGCTAAATGCGGGTAGGCCCCTTTCATGACGTTATAGGTGCCTTGCAAGTCGATATCCACCACGGCTTTAAAACCATTGGCCGATAAGTCTTTAGCCGCCGCCGGAAAGTTACCGGCAGCGCCGCTGATAAGCACATCGATGGGTTGGTCAAAAGCCGCTTTGGCCTTGGCTAAAACATCCGCAACGGCATCGGCGTCACGAACATCAACACTGAACCCCAAGGCGTTTGGGCCAAGACTGGCAACGGCAGCATCTACCTTGTCCTGGCTTCTACTGGCAACCGCTACCCGGGCACCGGCACTGGCAAAACCTTGGGCAATGCCAAGGTTGATTCCACTGGTGCCGCCCATCACAAAAACGGCTTTGGTGGTGAAATCGAATGACATGGAATAATCCTCACTCCAACAAGTCATACCAGTTTAACGGCCAGTACGAGTTCTAACCAGTTACTCTTTCAGGTCTTTTTTTGTGGCTAAAAATCCCTATAATCAAGCTCCACTGCGGGTGTAGTTCAATGGTAGAACGGCAGCTTCCCAAGCTGCATACGAGGGTTCGATTCCCTTCACCCGCTCCATTCTTGCCACACTGGCAAATGTTTTCTGGTGCCAATCAGCCCTGCAATCGTTTTACAGAACGCCAATAGCTTGGTGTTACTGCTCGCTTGATATTTTTCGCAGCATGCTGTGGCATGAGGCTCAGCCACCAATCAGCACCGTCGGGTTTCCCACTACAATAGCGCCGCCATGGTCAGTGCTGTCGCCCATTCGCGCCGCTTTCTTGCCATTGATGAGCACCGTTCCCGAGCCACTTTTTACTTTGTCGGGGGGGCCGACACATACCAAAGTGTCGCCAACACGAGCTGCTGGCAGAGAACCAATAAGAACATTACCCGAACCGGTTACGATGGGGCCGCCAACGTGCGGAACCGTACCAGTGGTTTTCGGGCAAACATGCATGTGTGTGATGGTTGCGGCTGGTTTTCCCATTTTCGATGTCCTTTTCTCGCGGGCTAAAAGCTGATTGTCCTCATCAGCGGATAAATTTGTCACCTTTTGTTCGATTTGACTTGTTAAAGAGTCTGTTAGTCTCTTTTTAAAAGCGTATCTTAGGCAAAGCTTGGATGTGCGAAAAATGCACTAACGGAATGAGTAAACATGGATATGCCTCATGCAGGCAGTAACGCGAGGTAAAACGATGAAGATCGGTGAGCTGGCACAGGCAACAGGGGTAACGGTAGATACCTTACGTTTTTGGGAGAAGCAGGGGCTGTTAGAAGCCAAACGTGGTGAAAATAGCTATCGCTATTACGATGACAGCTCCGTCAACACCCTGCATTTTATTCTATCGATGAAGTCGCTGGGCTTTTCGCTTGAAGATATTCGTGAGTTATTGGATATCCGGGTCGACATCGACAGCCACACTTGCGGCGAAGTAAAAGCAGTGGTGGATGCCCATTTAGAGCAGGTTCAGACCCGTCTTGTTGAGTTACAGCGTATTCAAAGCGCCCTCTTTTCACTAAGCAATGCGTGTTGTGGCGGGCCAGAAGGGGCCACACATTGCAGTATTTTGGACGCATTAGACAGTCAGCTACCGGTGCCTTCCCGCTAAATTGCTAAAGATTCTCTGGCGTTAGCGACTTTTCTGTAGTGCATGTGACTTATGTAGCGATAATGTGGGTTATCGCCTTGGCTCTGTAATTGTAGGGCGTTATTATCCGGGGTAAGGAAGCGGTACGTTGGCTGGCCAGTCTGCGTATGACGGACTTGTATTTATGCCATATTGGCGCAGGGTCTTGCTCAGGAACGGCATTTTATCAAACTTGAGTCGTTAAAATGCCTTTTGCATTTGCTGCGGCAAAGATTAGGGTCATGCGGTTAACCAATAAAGCAGGACGAGCCTGCCCTTTAATTGAAGTACCGGCTCATTGATGCGTATTGCCGCTATGGGAGACCCAAGGGAGTTGGAGCCTGAATGTCAAAAAAATCCTTAGAACAGTTTTTCTCACGTCCCCAGAATTTGCCCCAGATCCCACAAGTGGTGAAGGATCTTATTGCCACTTTTAATGATCCCGACACCGACGTGCGTACTGTTGCTGGCAAGATTGGCAAAGATGCCGTGATCACCGCAAAAACCTTGCGTCTTGCCAACTCTGCCCGTTATGGGCGGTCTCGTCAGATAGCAACGGTGAACGAAGCCTCTGTCCGGTTAGGGCTGGATGTACTGCGGAACATGGTGTTGGCAGCCGGACTTGTGGATATGTACCCAACGGTGCCGCATTTTGATCTTAAAGGTTTCTGGCAACAGTCCTTTCATGTGGGTGAGTTGTGCCGGGTTTTGGCATCAAAATCAGATTGCGACAGTGAGCTGAGCTTTACCTGCGGCATGCTGCACAACATTGGTGAGCTTATCATTCATGCGGCCGAACCAGATTTGGCTGCAGAACTTGATGAACGGGTGTCAGCCGGTGAAGCCAGGGCCTACGCCGAACATGCGGTGCTGGGTTTTACCTACGCTGAAGTGGGCGCTGAGCTGTCCAGCCGCTGGTTGTTCCCGGATGTGATTCAACTGGCCATTCGTAACCAACGGGTGCCGTTGCTGGCCGAGCCGTTCAGTCAGTATGCCGCGCTGGTGTATATGGCGGCCTATCTGGAACGTTTGGATGTTGCCGGTGAAGACACGCCGGTAGATTGGCCATTGCAGCTGGCGATTAAGCTCAATATCGATTGGAGCTTTGCTTTGGAAGCCAAGCAAAAGGTCAAAGCCGAAGGTTCTGCTTACTCAATGTTGCTTGATTAAGTGACATTGAAAGAAAAAGCCGCCCGCAGGCGGCTTTTTTTATGGCTGTAATTGGTCAAGCGTTTTTAAAAACTGGGCCGGTTTTTGAAAGCCGGTGACCCTTAGCGATTTTATCTCATTGCCATTTTTGTCAAAAAACAGCAGCGTAGGCAGACCCAGTATTTGAAAGTGATCAAGCATCGCCACCTGCTCGCTGGTGCTTTCGGTAACATCGGTTTGCAATAGCTGCATCTTGGCAAATCGCGCCTTAACCGCCGCGTCTGAGAAGGTGTATTTCTCAAACTCCTTACAGGCAACACACCAGTCGGCATAGAAATCGACCATTACCGGTTTGCCGGTGGCTGCGGCAGCGGCGATGGCGGTTTTCATTTCTGCCAAGTTTCTTACCTTCTTAAACTGGCCGGCAGCACTGCTTTTAGCAACTGCAGCGCTGCTGCTTTGGCTGGGGAATAAGGTTTGATAACCCAGCATGGCGCCACTAAAGAGCCCTAAGAAAATCACCAACGTACGCAGGCCTTTAAAGAAGCCGTTGCCGGTGCTGCTATTGGCTTGTGCCAGAAAAGCAAAAGTGGCCAGCAGCCACAGGGCCCAAGCCAGCATGGCCCAGTTGTCAGGGACTAATCTTCCCAGCAGCAATACCGGTACCGCCAACAAAATAAAGCCAAATAAATGCTTGATGGTCTCCATCCAGGCGCCCGCTTTTGGCAGCCATTTGCTGCCGGTGGAGCCAATGATCATCAAAGGCAGCCCCATCCCTAACGACAAGGCATAGAGTGCCAGCGCGCCCACTAATAAGTGGCCATTTTGTGCCACATAAAGTAGGGCGCCGGTGAGCGGCGCTGTGGTACATGGGCTGGCCACTAAGCCGGAGATCACCCCCATCAGCAGCACGCCAAGCACAGAACCGGCTTTTTGCTTGTTGGATAGGGCGTTGAGCTTTTCCTGAAAACGGGGGGGCAGTTGCAGGTTGATGCCGGTGAACATTACCACCGCCAGCGCGATAAACAGTATCGACAGGCCAATCAATACTGCCGGCTGCTGAAAGGCCGCTTGGGCTTGGGCGCCAAGACTGGCCACCACCAACCCCAGGGCGGTATAGGTAACGGCCATGCCTTGCACATAGATAAAAGACAGCCAGACTGCCCGGCCGGTGGTAAGGCTTTTACCGGCACCGGCAATCAAACTGGTCAAGATGGGGTACATCGGAAAAACACAGGGCGTGAAGGCGATTAAAATGCCGGCCCCAAAAAAGGCTAACAGCGTTAACGCCAAGTTTGAGCCAGCCAGCATACTGGCTAACTTATCTTGTTCGCTGACAAAACCTTTGCCGCCAGTGGTGTTGGCCTTTGGCGGGTCTATCGGCACGGTTTTTCGGGTTGGCGGATAACACAGGCCAGCTTCGGCGCAGCCTTGGTATCTAACCACCACACTGGCACCGGAGTTAATGGCACTCAAGGGCACCTTAAATTGCACGCTGTGATGATAAACTTCTGATTTTCCGAAAAATTCGTCGTGGTGCTCCTGGCCCTTCGGAAAGGTGATTTTGCCAAGGGTTACGCCTTTGGCACTGACATCGAAGCGATGTTTATAAAGGTAATAGCCATCAGCAATTTGCCAGCTCACCAGCAGTTGGTTGTTTTGTTGCTGGAAGTTAAAAGAAAAGGCCTGGTCTTCGGGTAAAAACTGCGGCTTTTGTGCTTGGCCCAGGCTCTGTTGGCTGCTGGGTAATGGAATGCCTCCTGCCTGCGCAAGTAACGGCAAAGCTACCAATAGCAGTAGCCAGAAACGCTTAATCATGGGTCACCTCGGCCAACCAGTTTAAATAGTCTGCTGACCCTTTTTCCACCGCCAGGGCAATGATTTCCGGCGTATCGTAAGGATGATGCTTTAAGATGGCGGCTTCCAGCGCGGCATAGCGCTCCGCGGTGGTCTTAATTACCAGCTGCAACTCGCTGTCTTCACAAAGTGCTCCTTGCCATAAGTAAAGTGAACGCACCGCTGGTATGACATTGATACACCCGGC
Encoded here:
- a CDS encoding protein-disulfide reductase DsbD gives rise to the protein MIKRFWLLLLVALPLLAQAGGIPLPSSQQSLGQAQKPQFLPEDQAFSFNFQQQNNQLLVSWQIADGYYLYKHRFDVSAKGVTLGKITFPKGQEHHDEFFGKSEVYHHSVQFKVPLSAINSGASVVVRYQGCAEAGLCYPPTRKTVPIDPPKANTTGGKGFVSEQDKLASMLAGSNLALTLLAFFGAGILIAFTPCVFPMYPILTSLIAGAGKSLTTGRAVWLSFIYVQGMAVTYTALGLVVASLGAQAQAAFQQPAVLIGLSILFIALAVVMFTGINLQLPPRFQEKLNALSNKQKAGSVLGVLLMGVISGLVASPCTTAPLTGALLYVAQNGHLLVGALALYALSLGMGLPLMIIGSTGSKWLPKAGAWMETIKHLFGFILLAVPVLLLGRLVPDNWAMLAWALWLLATFAFLAQANSSTGNGFFKGLRTLVIFLGLFSGAMLGYQTLFPSQSSSAAVAKSSAAGQFKKVRNLAEMKTAIAAAAATGKPVMVDFYADWCVACKEFEKYTFSDAAVKARFAKMQLLQTDVTESTSEQVAMLDHFQILGLPTLLFFDKNGNEIKSLRVTGFQKPAQFLKTLDQLQP
- a CDS encoding DUF3192 domain-containing protein, whose product is MKLRTFRPLIAAVMLLPLAGCLVISDRDHDYDKQDHQSIEHRNRDAIAGLATGVSSTMVIEKLGTPDFDDQLTDGHRVLFYRTQRKHSDGMTTRDECTPLIFSDGKLVGWGQLALDKL
- the cutA gene encoding divalent-cation tolerance protein CutA, which gives rise to MPKALVVLCTCPDNDTATTLSKHLLTEHLAGCINVIPAVRSLYLWQGALCEDSELQLVIKTTAERYAALEAAILKHHPYDTPEIIALAVEKGSADYLNWLAEVTHD
- a CDS encoding SDR family oxidoreductase; this encodes MSFDFTTKAVFVMGGTSGINLGIAQGFASAGARVAVASRSQDKVDAAVASLGPNALGFSVDVRDADAVADVLAKAKAAFDQPIDVLISGAAGNFPAAAKDLSANGFKAVVDIDLQGTYNVMKGAYPHLARPGCIINISAPQAYVPMALQAHVCAAKAGVDMITRTLAMEWGPEGIRVNSLVPGPIAGTEGMARLAPTPELMSMVEGSVPLKRNGSPEDLANAALFLASPLASYISGVVLPVDGGWSLAGVSYAMDNIAKLLGSPR
- a CDS encoding organic hydroperoxide resistance protein, with translation MKALYTAVATSTGGRDGSSKSSDGVLDVKLTTPKELGGAGGNGTNPEQLFAAGYSACFIGATKLVASKQKIAVPADFNIRAEVGIGPVDGGFGLEVDLYVSLPGMDQDTAEDLVAKAHQVCPYSNATRGNIEVRLHVAV
- a CDS encoding MarR family winged helix-turn-helix transcriptional regulator, with translation MKEKQVCEQLKLENQLCFALYSASLTMSKLYKPMLQELDLTYPQYLIMLVLWETDGITSTALGKKLMQDLGALSPVIKRLEAQGLLERRRSSQDERKVELFLTEQGKNLQQKAETLPERILCASGMDVEHLGTLKGQLEELRGAIQQQL
- a CDS encoding PAAR domain-containing protein: MGKPAATITHMHVCPKTTGTVPHVGGPIVTGSGNVLIGSLPAARVGDTLVCVGPPDKVKSGSGTVLINGKKAARMGDSTDHGGAIVVGNPTVLIGG
- the zntR gene encoding Zn(2+)-responsive transcriptional regulator, whose product is MKIGELAQATGVTVDTLRFWEKQGLLEAKRGENSYRYYDDSSVNTLHFILSMKSLGFSLEDIRELLDIRVDIDSHTCGEVKAVVDAHLEQVQTRLVELQRIQSALFSLSNACCGGPEGATHCSILDALDSQLPVPSR
- a CDS encoding HDOD domain-containing protein; translated protein: MSKKSLEQFFSRPQNLPQIPQVVKDLIATFNDPDTDVRTVAGKIGKDAVITAKTLRLANSARYGRSRQIATVNEASVRLGLDVLRNMVLAAGLVDMYPTVPHFDLKGFWQQSFHVGELCRVLASKSDCDSELSFTCGMLHNIGELIIHAAEPDLAAELDERVSAGEARAYAEHAVLGFTYAEVGAELSSRWLFPDVIQLAIRNQRVPLLAEPFSQYAALVYMAAYLERLDVAGEDTPVDWPLQLAIKLNIDWSFALEAKQKVKAEGSAYSMLLD